GGGCGACCTCGCATTTTCCCTTGGCTGCAATCAAATTTATTTCCATCGTTACGCACATCAGCCGCATCCAACGGCGATTCCTGGAATGACGATGGGCCCATGGGGATTCCATTTCGATCGCAACAACACCTGGTTTGAACACTCGGGTCCATGGCTGGCCTATATCGCGCGATCACAATTCCTGCTGCAGCAGGGAACTTTCGTCGCGGATGTGCTTTACTTCACAGGTGAAGGTTCACCGCAAATGTCCAAACGCATCACACCTGAACTTCCACCTGGCTATCAGTTCGATGCCATTGACGCAGAGACCTTGTTGCGTTCGGCCCACGTGGAGAATGGTACCATAGTCCTGGAAAGTGGCGCTCGCTATCGGGTCCTGGCGATGCCGCCAGACCTGAATGCAATGACGCCCCAGATTCTGCGCAAGCTGCACGAGTTGGTGACGCATGGCGCGGTGGTGGCGGGTCCCAAACCGGTCCATTGCCCGACACTGCGTGGCGGCCTGGCAAGCCAGGACGAATTTGAAACCCTCGTGAACACGCTTTGGAACACGTCGGACACCAACGGCCTTCACATTTCAAGCTCCCCTCCGGCAGAGCTCCTGCGCGATCACTCAATACCTCCCGATTTCGACTTCACTGCAGAAAACCCCGATGCCGATCTTGTGTGGCTGCATCGCCGGGTGAAGGACGCGGATATCTACTTCGTCGCCAACCGGCAGAGGCGTGACGAGAACGTCGTGGTTTCTTTCCGGGTCGAAGGCCGGCAACCTGAGCTGTGGAAACCTGAATCGGGAACGATTGAGACGTGCGCAGTGTTCGAAATGACCTCAGGCCGAACACGTGTCCCACTCGCACTCAAGCCCTCGGAATCCGTCTTTGTTGTCTTCCGAAAACCAGCGGAATCCCATGTTGCCTGGGTCGAGCGGGATGGCAGACGCATCGTGGATGCGTCCGCAACAACACAGCGCGCGGTGTCGGTGCCACCCACAAATTCCTTCACCGTCCATGCATGGATCAAGCCCGACACCGACCTGATGGGAATTCCCCAGGATGGCGGTTCGGTTGCGGAGAATGGCAAGAGCTGGGTGATTCCTGCGCAGCCGGGGCGTGAGGCAAACTCGTCCGTTTTAGGAATCGCCGCCGGCCGCAACGGCGTCATCGTCGCAGAGCGGAATGGAAACAACCTGAATGCGCTGATGGTTCATCGCTCCCCGATCTCCTCATGGACCCATGTTGCAGTCACGTGTCGCGGCGGCACCACCTCTCTGTTCATCAACGGACGCAAGGTCCGGGAAGGCCGGGCTGCCGCGGGTGGGATTCGAGCAGGATATGGTGCGGCGCCCCTGCCAGGCAGGACGATCTACTACTTCGATGGTGATATGACCCGTCCGCAGATCTCGGCCGGCGTGCTTTCGGATTCAGCCATTGCAGAATTGTCGAGACGCGGCGTGCCGGATCCGGCGCTGCCAACCGGCCTCGAAATGTTTCAGGCGGAGGGGAGACGCAGGGCCAATGTCTGGTCTCCCGGCAGATACAGCCTCAGCGACGGGGGGCAGCTGAACGTATTGCAGGTGCCTGAACCTCGCCTTCTGTCGGGACCATGGGAGGTGGCTTTCAGCGGCCCAGGCAAGTGGCCTGATCCAATCACAATGACTAACCTTGTTCCGTTGCAACAGCACAACGAGCCGCTGATTCGCAACTTTGCCGGGCGAGCAACATATCGGCAGCAATTCGAGCTGAGCTCGGATCAATTGGCGCACAGCGGCAAGCTGTGGCTGGACCTTGGCCGGGTGGCAGTTATCGCGGAGGTTCGGCTCAACGGCGAGTGGCTGGACCCGCTCTGGCGGCCCCCTTTTCGGGCCGAGATCACCGCCCTGGTTCGACGCGGGATGAATGATCTCGAAATCCACGTGAACACGCTTCTGGCCAATCGCCTGATCGGCGATGAATCGCTGCCGTCGGAAAATGAGTATGATCCCCGCACACGTGCGATCCTGGCGTTTCCGGAATGGTATTCGCGCAACCAGCCCAAGCCTCCAGGGCGTGCAACCTTTTCCACCTGGCGCTTCTTCCAGCCTGATGACCCGCTCGTTGAGTCCGGGCTGCGCGGACCCGTGCGGATCCTCACGAGCGTTACAGAAGAGTTCAGGTGATTTTGGACTTTTCGACCCGTGGTATTTCGCCTTTTCTAACGGGACGGGGGTCAGCAGCAGTAGGTTCTGACCCTATTTTGAATTGGGCACGCTGGCGGATCATTCAACGACTGTGACTTTGTACAACCACTCCCGTGAACATAGTTTTAATCGAGGATTCTGAGGACGACGCGTTTTTCTTCTTTCATGCATTGAAGGGAACGGGGTTGCCTGCAGAGGTGACCCACCTGCCGGGCGGCAGCGAGGCGATTACTTTTCTCACGGAACTCTCTGAAGGCAAGCATGCGACCCCTGATCTCATTTTCCTCGATCTAAAGCTGCCCGTCTATTCCGGCTTCGACATTCTGCAATGGCTGAAGGATCGTTCGATGCTGGGTGGACTGAGGATCGCGATTCTCAGCGGATCGGATCATCCCTCCGACCTGCAAACCGCACGGGAATTTGGAATCATGGATTACCTGGTCAAGCCCCTTTCGCCTGACGATCTGCGGCGGCGCATCCAGGCCGCCGGCAAAGCGGCACCTCCCGCAGCAGCCCTCAGCCGCACGTCGTAACCGTCCCCCGATGAATTCGGAACTTCCAGCGGGTCTCAACGCGGAGATGCTCGACGACTTCTACGTCGAATGCGACGAGCAGTTGACTGCGATCCGGGAGAACCTTGTCCGCCTTGAAGAATCCGTCGGCATGGCGGAGGCCGATGCGGAAGCTGTGGAACGGCTCTTCAGAAGTTTTCATTCGTTCAAGGGAAATGCGGCGATCGTTGGTCTCAGGGCTGCCGAAAACCTTTCCCATGCGGCGGAGGATTTCATCCGCGAATTGTCCGCTGGAAAGGTAATCCTTCGCACGGAAAGCCTGGACCTTCTGATGGCATCGGCGCAACGGCTTGAAGAGATCGTTGCGGGTCAGCGCGCCTCAAAACCCATCCCCGAGATTGGACCGTTGCTGGCAAGCTTGCATCAACTCGCCGGAAAATCCGACGACACGCCCCCTGTCCCTACCGCAGCGCCTGTGAACGCTGTCAAACCCGACCTGCTGGCGCGCGCGGAACAGGCTCGTGCCCGTGGATTGAGTGTCTGGCGGTTTACGTTTGCGCCCAGCCAGGGCCTGGACCAGCGCGGG
The Verrucomicrobiia bacterium genome window above contains:
- a CDS encoding response regulator; its protein translation is MNIVLIEDSEDDAFFFFHALKGTGLPAEVTHLPGGSEAITFLTELSEGKHATPDLIFLDLKLPVYSGFDILQWLKDRSMLGGLRIAILSGSDHPSDLQTAREFGIMDYLVKPLSPDDLRRRIQAAGKAAPPAAALSRTS
- a CDS encoding glycosyl hydrolase; protein product: MNWTRAAVRIISLAAVAAALPLIAADPANPDLERNFRFPPLQAKARTLWMWMNGNVTADGISRDLQAMQRAGLGGALIFNIGEFIPKGAVDYGGTNWLELMSHAAREAERLGLELAMHNCPGWSSSGGPWVTPEMSMQRLVWSETHVKGGTALEINLPQPFTRLDYYRDICILAFPSLPGEEKPFAEALKAVRSARGSVDKRLLIDTDLATAINASPENPLVLEFAEPFSARAATIHYSSGGATVGFELESSDDGETFAPVATLSPATPRAIEDASLVANFQPVQARFFRITPRRSRGITEVELHAAPRLPDWNFKANHSYRAARPFSVEGDTNRVVIESRSIVNLTTNMNAEGALRWLAPEGQWTIVRFGYTPRGQQNIAAPDSGVGLEIDKMSRSATAFHFEKGLGPLLRALGPKAGKSFTGLEIDSYEVGVQNWTAGFEVAFRELNGYDIHQFLPTMTGRYVDSAETSERFLWDLRRTHAQLVADHYYGGLKDIGNQRGLRLFAEPYGAGPGAYDELQVAGRVDVPMGEFWAHFPWDDMMSIRLAASAAHVQGKSIVAAEAYTATEEQSRFLDYPFGLKATGDLAFSLGCNQIYFHRYAHQPHPTAIPGMTMGPWGFHFDRNNTWFEHSGPWLAYIARSQFLLQQGTFVADVLYFTGEGSPQMSKRITPELPPGYQFDAIDAETLLRSAHVENGTIVLESGARYRVLAMPPDLNAMTPQILRKLHELVTHGAVVAGPKPVHCPTLRGGLASQDEFETLVNTLWNTSDTNGLHISSSPPAELLRDHSIPPDFDFTAENPDADLVWLHRRVKDADIYFVANRQRRDENVVVSFRVEGRQPELWKPESGTIETCAVFEMTSGRTRVPLALKPSESVFVVFRKPAESHVAWVERDGRRIVDASATTQRAVSVPPTNSFTVHAWIKPDTDLMGIPQDGGSVAENGKSWVIPAQPGREANSSVLGIAAGRNGVIVAERNGNNLNALMVHRSPISSWTHVAVTCRGGTTSLFINGRKVREGRAAAGGIRAGYGAAPLPGRTIYYFDGDMTRPQISAGVLSDSAIAELSRRGVPDPALPTGLEMFQAEGRRRANVWSPGRYSLSDGGQLNVLQVPEPRLLSGPWEVAFSGPGKWPDPITMTNLVPLQQHNEPLIRNFAGRATYRQQFELSSDQLAHSGKLWLDLGRVAVIAEVRLNGEWLDPLWRPPFRAEITALVRRGMNDLEIHVNTLLANRLIGDESLPSENEYDPRTRAILAFPEWYSRNQPKPPGRATFSTWRFFQPDDPLVESGLRGPVRILTSVTEEFR